In Gorilla gorilla gorilla isolate KB3781 chromosome 12, NHGRI_mGorGor1-v2.1_pri, whole genome shotgun sequence, the following are encoded in one genomic region:
- the LOC101130456 gene encoding protein phosphatase inhibitor 2 family member B-like: protein MVALSEQPHRSVHEELSKKCQKCDEMNILSTYRPADKDYGLMKIDEPSPPYHGIMGDDENACSDTETTETTVSDILAKKLAAAEGLKPKYWVQEQESSGEEDLLAEE from the coding sequence ATGGTGGCGTTGTCGGAACAGCCCCACAGAAGTGTCCACGAGGAGCTGAGTAAAAAATGCCAGAAGTGTGATGAAATGAACATCCTGTCGACATATCGTCCAGCAGACAAAGACTATGGTTTAATGAAAATAGATGAACCAAGCCCTCCTTACCATGGTATAATGGGTGATGATGAAAATGCATGTAGTGATACAGAAACCACTGAAACCACGGTATCAGATATCTTAGCTAAGAAATTAGCTGCTGCTGAAGGCTTAAAGCCAAAATATTGGGTTCAGGAACAAGAAAGCAGTGGAGAGGAGGACCTCTTAgctgaagaatga